CGCAGCCGGGAAGGCGATCTGGTCGAGCGGCGGCGGCGCATCCGTCCGGTGCTGGTGTGCGTGGTCGCGCTCTATGTGATCGTGATCGCCTTCGTCGAGTTCTCCGGCCCGCCCGGCGTGCCGCGCGGTTCGCTGAAGCAGCTGGTGGGGAGCCTCTCCGTCTTGGCGGTCTTCGGCTTCTGCGCCGTGCTGCTGCGGATGCGTCAGGCCGACATGTTCGGCCCGGCAGAGGCCACGGGCGCGCCCGTGAAACCTTCACAGAACCCGGGCGAAGATCCACTCGCTGCGCGCTTGCTGCAGTTTATGGCAGCGCAAATGCCCTACCGCGACGAGACCCTGTCCATCGCGAAGCTTGCATCGCTGCTGGGGGAGCAGGAATATCGTCTGCGCCGCACGATCAACGGCCAGCTGGGCCACCGCAATTTTTCGGCCTTTCTCAATGGCTATCGTCTCGCCGAGGTGAAGTCCGCACTCGCCGATCCTGCGCAGCGCGAGGTGCCGATCATCACCATCGCGCTGGATGCAGGCTTTGGTTCGCTCGGCCCCTTCAACCGCGCCTTCCGCGAGGCAGAGGGCATGACACCGAGCGAATTCCGCGCCGGCACGCTGGCCGTTTCCGAAATCGGCTAGCCGTTATCGGATACGGCAGCGCACAGATCGATGAACGGGTGCAGCCAGCGGCGAGCATCGGCAAAAGGACGTGACAATGCCCACCGGAATTCCGCCTCTCGATATCCTGCTTGAACGGGGGCATTTTGTCTTCGCCATCGATTTCACCCGCTATCTGATCGCCGCCTCGATTATCTTCGCGCTGGTCTGGGTTCTGCGGCGCACGGCCCTCAGGCAGCGCAAGATCCAGCCGCGTGAGGCCACCGGCGCCGATATGCGGCGCGAATTTGTGCAGTCGCTGCAATCGGTGTTCGTCTACGTGATCGGGGCCTGCTTCCTGATCTGGGGCCGCGAGGTCGGGGTGTTCTATGACGTCTTCGGCGTCAGCTTTGGCCTGGGCGTGGACCTGCTGATCCTCGCCGCAATCATCATCGCACATGACGCCTATTTCTACTGGGCGCACCGCATGATGCACCATCCCCGGCTGTTCCGGCATTTCCACCGCGCGCACCACCGCTCGATCACCCCGACGCCATGGGCAGCTTACAGCTTTGCCATGCCCGAAGCGGCGGTGATGTTCCTGTTCGTGCCCCTGTGGCTGTTTTTCGTGCCGACGCCGGGATGGGTGATGGTGGCATGGCTGAATTTCCAGATCATCCGTAACGCCATGGGCCATGCTGGGTTCGAGTTCTTCCCGCGCTGGTGGCTGGATTCGCCGCTCACCCGCTGGATCAACACCACGGTGCACCACGACCTGCACCATAATGGCGGCTTCAACTCCAATTTCGGGCTCTATTTCACCTGGTGGGACAAGTGGATGGGCACCGAGCACCCGAGATATCACGAGAAGTTTCGCGAAGTGACGGGGCACACGCAGCCAATTGCGGCGCAGGCCAGCAGCAAAGTGACCGCCTGACCAACCCGCGCCTCAGACAATCGAGCGATAGAATCAGGCCTGCGAAAAGACCGCTCCGGGCGAGCTTCCCGAACGACAGCTTTTTCCAGCGCCGCGCCAAAGCAGACGCGGCCTCTCCCGCTTACCCCTTGTGCTTGCGCTCGGTGCTCGGCGGGTATTTCGCGTGGAGCGCTTTTGCCCGAGTCGGGCGGTCCACCAGCTCGCCGCCGCAATTGGGGCAGCGGTCGTCGAGATCCTCGGCGCATTCGGCGCAGAAGGTGCATTCGAACGAGCAGATGAAAGCACCCGGCGCCTCGGCGGGAAGGCCGACGCCGCACATTTCGCAATCGGGGCGCATTTCGAGCATCGCGTGAGTCTCCTAAACCGCCGCGCGCACAGCTTCGCAGATCGCGTCGACCACCTGTTCGACCTGGCCCTGGTCATCGCCTTCCGCCATCACGCGGATCACGGGTTCCGTGCCGGAGGGGCGGATCACGAGGCGGCCCTTGCCGGCCAGCGCAGCCTCTGCCTCGGCGATCACGGCTTTGACCTGTGCATTTTCCAGCGGCTGGCCGCCCTCGTATCGCACGTTCTTGAGAAGCTGCGGCACCGGATCGAAGACGTGCAGCAATTCGCTGGCCGGCCTGCCCGATCGCACGAGGCTCGCCAGCACCCGCAGCGCTGCAACCGTGCCGTCGCCCGTGGTGGCATAATCGAGCAGGATCATGTGGCCCGATTGCTCGCCGCCGACATTGTACCCGCCCGCCTTCATCGCCTCGAGCACATAGCGGTCACCCACCTTGGCGCGCACCAGATCGAGGCCCCGGCCCGCCAGATAGCGTTCGAGCCCGAGGTTGCTCATCACCGTCGCCACGATCCCGCCGCCGCGCAAGGAACCGCGCTCCTGCATCCGGCCCGCGATGAGCGCCATGATCTGGTCGCCATCGACCGCGCGGCCTTTCTCGTCGACCACGATCAGCCGGTCCGCGTCACCATCCAGCGCAATGCCGATATCCGCGCCTTCCTCGACCACCTTGGCTTGCAGGGCGGCAATCGCGGTAGAGCCGACGCCATCGTTGATGTTGATGCCATTGGGCGTGACGCCGAGCGCAACCACATCCGCGCCCAGTTCCCAGATCGCCGAAGGGGCGACCTGATAGGCCGCACCATTGGCGCAATCGACCACGACCTTCAGCCCGTCAAAGCGGATCTCCGAGGACACCGAATCCTTGACCGCGTGGATATAGCGCCCGCGCGCATCCTCGATCCGCCGCGCGCGGCCGATCTTTTCGGCGGGGGCGAGCGGGATATCGGTCTCCATCAGCCGCTCGATCTCGATCTCGGCTGCGTCAGACAGCTTGAATCCGTCCGGGCCGAACAGCTTGATGCCGTTATCGGCGTAAAGGTTATGGCTGGCCGAGATCATCACGCCGAGGTCCGCGCGCATTTCGCGGGTCAGCAGCGCGATAGCCGGGGTGGGGAGCGGCCCGGTCATGATCACGTCGATCCCGACGCTCGTGAAACCCGCGACCAGCGCGCTTTCCATCATGTAGCCGGACAGGCGCGTGTCCTTGCCGATCACCACCCGGTGGCGATGCCCGCCGCGCACGAAATGGCGTCCGGCGGCCTGACCAACCTTCATCGCGGTGGCCGCGGTCATGGCGCCCGCATTGGTGCGGCCCCTGATTCCGTCAGTTCCGAACAGCTTGCGTCCCATGAAAATTCCGTCCCCGCTTCAGCAAGATTGTCTGGCGCTTCTGGCGCGGTTATCGCGCAAAGGGAAGGGCACTGCGCCCGCATAAGGACAGGCCATTGCTGGAAAGTGAAAACACGGACGCCGGTGCAGAAGGCACCGGTCAAGGGAAGTTCGCGCTGGTTTCGATCCGCCTGCCGGTGGCGCTGACCTTTGCCGCGCTCGTAGGCGGGCTTGTCGCCGGGATTGCCGGAGCCGCAGCGGGCGCGCCGCAAGCCGTGTCCGACATTGCCGCGCTGATCGGCGGGCTGTGGCTGCGCGCCTTGCAGATGACGATCATCCCGCTGGTCGCGGCACTGCTGGTGCTGGGGCTGGTGCAGATGATCCTGGCCGCGCGCGTTGGCACGGTGGCGCGGCGGATGATCGCGCTGATGGTGGTTATCCAGCTGGCGGGCGGGGCCTTCACCTCGATCGCCATGCCCGCATTGCTGCGCGCCTTCCCGGTGCCGCAGGGCGCGAGTGCATTCCTCGCCCAGACCCCGGCTGACGTGGGCGAGGTGCCGCAGGTGCTCGATTTCCTCGCCTCGCTGGTCTCGCCCAACATCGTTGCCGCCGCGGCCGAAACCGCGATGCTGCCGCTGACGCTGTTCTTCGTGATGTTCGCGGTCGCCATCACCCGCCTGCCGGGCGACCAAGGCGAGCGGCTGCTCGGCTTCTTCCACGCATTGGGCAATGCGATGCTGCTGATTATCGGCTGGGTGCTCGCTGCTGCGCCCGTCGGCGTGCTGGCGCTGGCTTACGGCGTGGGCGTGCAGAGCGGGGGCGGGGCCTTTGCCGCGCTCGGCCATTATGTGCTGACCGTGACCGCGATGGGCACCTTCATCTTCCTCCTCGCCTATGTCGTGGCCATCGCAATGGGCCGCACCGGTGGGCGCTTTGCCAGTGCAGTGCTGCCGGCGCAGGCGGTGGCGCTCTCGACGCAAAGTTCGCTCGCCAGCCTGCCCGCGATGCTCGATTCTGCGGGGCGGCTGGGGCTCAAGGCCTCGACCGCCGAATTCGTCCTGCCGCTCGCCGTGGTGATCTTCCGCGCGACCAGTGCGGCAATGAACCTCGCGGTGGTCTATTATATCGCCGCGCTGGCCGGGGTCGAAGTTTCGCCCACGGTCGCCATCGCGGGCATTCTGATCGCCAGCGTCATCAGCCTTTCCGCCGTCAGCCTGCCGGGCTCGATCAGCTTCGTCGTCTCGATCGGGCCGATTGCGCTGGCGATGGGCGTGCCGGTCGAGCCGCTGGCGCTGCTGGTGGCGGTGGAGATGCTGCCCGATTTGATGCGCACGCTCGGCAATGTCACCATGAACGTCGCTGTCACAAGCGCAGTTGACCGCGCGGCAGGCTCGGACGAGACGCCAAAGGAGGCAACCGCGACTTGAAGCTGCAACCCTTAGCCCACATCTGCGTTACCAATACTGACTGATTTCAACCCAGCCTTCCGGAGGACACCCATGGCTTTCGCACTTGCCCCGCTTCCCTATGCCGACACCGCGCTCGAACCTGCCGTCTCGGCCGAGACGCTGTCGTTCCATTACGGCAAGCATCACCAGACCTATCTCGACAAGATGAACGCCGCGATCGAAGGCACCCCGCACGCCGATGCCTCGCTCGAAGCGATCGTCGCCGCGTCGCGCGGGACCAACCAGGGCCTGTTCAACAACTCGGCCCAGACCTGGAACCACGCGTTCTATTGGAACTCGATGGCTCCGGCGACCACCGCGCCTTCGGATGATCTGGTCGCCAAGATCAACGACGCTTTCGGTTCGGTCGATGCGCTCAAGCAGCAGCTCAAGGACCGCGGCGTCGGCCACTTCGCGTCCGGCTGGGTGTGGCTCGCCGAAAAGGGCGGGAAGCTGAGCATCGAGGAAACCCACGATGCCGACACGCTCGCCGATAGCGACTTCAACCCGCTGCTGGTGCTCGACGTGTGGGAGCACGCCTACTACCTCGATCACCAGAACAAGCGTCCGAGCTATCTCGAC
This DNA window, taken from Porphyrobacter sp. ULC335, encodes the following:
- a CDS encoding sterol desaturase family protein gives rise to the protein MPTGIPPLDILLERGHFVFAIDFTRYLIAASIIFALVWVLRRTALRQRKIQPREATGADMRREFVQSLQSVFVYVIGACFLIWGREVGVFYDVFGVSFGLGVDLLILAAIIIAHDAYFYWAHRMMHHPRLFRHFHRAHHRSITPTPWAAYSFAMPEAAVMFLFVPLWLFFVPTPGWVMVAWLNFQIIRNAMGHAGFEFFPRWWLDSPLTRWINTTVHHDLHHNGGFNSNFGLYFTWWDKWMGTEHPRYHEKFREVTGHTQPIAAQASSKVTA
- the glmM gene encoding phosphoglucosamine mutase — translated: MGRKLFGTDGIRGRTNAGAMTAATAMKVGQAAGRHFVRGGHRHRVVIGKDTRLSGYMMESALVAGFTSVGIDVIMTGPLPTPAIALLTREMRADLGVMISASHNLYADNGIKLFGPDGFKLSDAAEIEIERLMETDIPLAPAEKIGRARRIEDARGRYIHAVKDSVSSEIRFDGLKVVVDCANGAAYQVAPSAIWELGADVVALGVTPNGININDGVGSTAIAALQAKVVEEGADIGIALDGDADRLIVVDEKGRAVDGDQIMALIAGRMQERGSLRGGGIVATVMSNLGLERYLAGRGLDLVRAKVGDRYVLEAMKAGGYNVGGEQSGHMILLDYATTGDGTVAALRVLASLVRSGRPASELLHVFDPVPQLLKNVRYEGGQPLENAQVKAVIAEAEAALAGKGRLVIRPSGTEPVIRVMAEGDDQGQVEQVVDAICEAVRAAV
- a CDS encoding superoxide dismutase; this encodes MAFALAPLPYADTALEPAVSAETLSFHYGKHHQTYLDKMNAAIEGTPHADASLEAIVAASRGTNQGLFNNSAQTWNHAFYWNSMAPATTAPSDDLVAKINDAFGSVDALKQQLKDRGVGHFASGWVWLAEKGGKLSIEETHDADTLADSDFNPLLVLDVWEHAYYLDHQNKRPSYLDAVVENKLNWAFASENLARGTVWTYA
- a CDS encoding dicarboxylate/amino acid:cation symporter; translation: MLESENTDAGAEGTGQGKFALVSIRLPVALTFAALVGGLVAGIAGAAAGAPQAVSDIAALIGGLWLRALQMTIIPLVAALLVLGLVQMILAARVGTVARRMIALMVVIQLAGGAFTSIAMPALLRAFPVPQGASAFLAQTPADVGEVPQVLDFLASLVSPNIVAAAAETAMLPLTLFFVMFAVAITRLPGDQGERLLGFFHALGNAMLLIIGWVLAAAPVGVLALAYGVGVQSGGGAFAALGHYVLTVTAMGTFIFLLAYVVAIAMGRTGGRFASAVLPAQAVALSTQSSLASLPAMLDSAGRLGLKASTAEFVLPLAVVIFRATSAAMNLAVVYYIAALAGVEVSPTVAIAGILIASVISLSAVSLPGSISFVVSIGPIALAMGVPVEPLALLVAVEMLPDLMRTLGNVTMNVAVTSAVDRAAGSDETPKEATAT
- a CDS encoding AraC family transcriptional regulator, encoding MTAWEQVDQMARGGSIALLALWSWILIRDHWRDMPARLAVAMNAAIGCYLLVTAGWNAERNLLGLVLALGAGTTPGLFWLFARAWFNDERQVTPLGALLVGLSVLNTLVVQLTFPSGGIVNTIAAGLFRTAMLGFAAAALWEVWRSREGDLVERRRRIRPVLVCVVALYVIVIAFVEFSGPPGVPRGSLKQLVGSLSVLAVFGFCAVLLRMRQADMFGPAEATGAPVKPSQNPGEDPLAARLLQFMAAQMPYRDETLSIAKLASLLGEQEYRLRRTINGQLGHRNFSAFLNGYRLAEVKSALADPAQREVPIITIALDAGFGSLGPFNRAFREAEGMTPSEFRAGTLAVSEIG
- a CDS encoding DUF1272 domain-containing protein, translated to MLEMRPDCEMCGVGLPAEAPGAFICSFECTFCAECAEDLDDRCPNCGGELVDRPTRAKALHAKYPPSTERKHKG